DNA sequence from the Deltaproteobacteria bacterium genome:
TGCGGTTGGGACAACGGGTGACCGCCTCCCCCGGGGGTCGCACCAGTTTAGTGCCGCATACCGGACAATGAGTCGGCATCTCAAACGGGACGGTGTGCTCCGGACGACGGTCTTTTATCACTTTGACCACTTCCGGAATCACATCACCGGCCCGTTGAATCAGGACCCAATCTCCGACCCGAACATCCTTGCGCCTGACTTCGTCTTCGTTATGCAGGGTTGCCCGGCTTACCGTCACTCCCCCCACTTCCACCGGTTCCATGATCGCGGTGGGAGTCACCGCGCCGGTGCGGCCCACCCTGACCCGGATATCGAGGACCCGGGTAGTGGCCTGGGTGGCGGCAAATTTAAAGGCCAGGGCCCAGCGCGGGCTGCGGGCCTTGGTGCCTAGGCGGGCCTGAAGAGCCAGTGAGTTGACTTTGATCACCACGCCATCGATCTCATAGGGAAGCCCATGGCGAAGCTGCTCTAAGCGGCGGTGATAATCGATGGCCGCTTCGATTCCCAGGCATCGCTCGATCTTCGGGTTGATCCGCAGCCCCCAGGCTGCCAACGACTGTAACACTTCCCAGTGGGAGGCAAACTCCCGGCCGATTACCTCACCCACTCCATAACAATAGATATTCAACGGCCGTTGGGCGGTAATGGCAGAATCAAGCTGGCGCAGGGACCCGGCTGCGGCATTGCGGGGATTGGCAAAGGCCGGCTCCCCTTGGAGTAGCCGCTGCTCATTAAGCTTTTTAAAGTCCGCGGTTTCAATATAAACTTCGCCCCGCACCTCCAGCCGCGTCGGAACAGGCTCCTCAGTTTTGAGCAATACCAAGGGAATGGTGTGAATGGTTTTCAAGTTCTGGGTGACATTTTCCCCCCGCCAACCGTCGCCGCGGGTGGAGCCTACCGCCAGTTGTCCATTTTCATAGACCAACTCTACCGCACAGCCGTCCAGTTTGGGCTCCACCACATATTCGAATTCCTCGTCGGTCCGCAAAAACCGCTTCAAACGCTGCTCAAACTCCCGGGCTTCGGCCTCGGTAAAGGCATTCTCCAGGGAGAGCATGGGAATGCGATGCTCAACGGTCTCAAACTTATCCAACGGCGGTGCCCCCACCCGCTGAGTGGGGGAATCCGGGGTCACCAGTTCCGGGTACTGCTCTTCCAGGCGCTGGAGTTCCTGCATTAACCGATCAAATTCGGCGTCAGCAATCTCCGGCGCATCCAGCACATAATAGCGGTAATTGTGATAGTGAATCTGCTCCCGCAACT
Encoded proteins:
- the ligA gene encoding NAD-dependent DNA ligase LigA — translated: LREQIHYHNYRYYVLDAPEIADAEFDRLMQELQRLEEQYPELVTPDSPTQRVGAPPLDKFETVEHRIPMLSLENAFTEAEAREFEQRLKRFLRTDEEFEYVVEPKLDGCAVELVYENGQLAVGSTRGDGWRGENVTQNLKTIHTIPLVLLKTEEPVPTRLEVRGEVYIETADFKKLNEQRLLQGEPAFANPRNAAAGSLRQLDSAITAQRPLNIYCYGVGEVIGREFASHWEVLQSLAAWGLRINPKIERCLGIEAAIDYHRRLEQLRHGLPYEIDGVVIKVNSLALQARLGTKARSPRWALAFKFAATQATTRVLDIRVRVGRTGAVTPTAIMEPVEVGGVTVSRATLHNEDEVRRKDVRVGDWVLIQRAGDVIPEVVKVIKDRRPEHTVPFEMPTHCPVCGTKLVRPPGEAVTRCPNRNCVAVLKRSILHFTSKGAMDIDGLGEKIVDQLVDNGLVQKLSDLYKLTEAELIPLERFAEKSAKNIITAIQASKRPELGRFIYALGIRYVGEATANLLAQHFQSLDALRAASLEELLQVEGVGPQVAKSIRDYFQNPHQQRLLDELLAAGLEIQPPESPPETPLAGKTFVFTGGLEHYSREEAKALVVARGGKVSSSVSAKTDYVVVGAEPGSKYAKAQALGVTILDEAAFEALLRRRA